One part of the Verrucomicrobiota bacterium genome encodes these proteins:
- a CDS encoding ROK family protein, giving the protein MSESLLLDAAPGILPSIDPDFRPMITGIKNYRAAVGKFPSHQKLVIGLEREAGLVSRYEMQIAPPDSALWPDTIRLVERIIKFLLWARGGWKVIIGGPEELAREIKTIYSPTGARAFDYHFMGKIYEHTFEVVHCAPESVPPEKTESSPLGGHLKGCRIGFDLGASDYKVSAVIDGVSVWADEFPWNPKDEPNPDFHYEHITKGLKEAAGKMPRVDAIGGSSAGVIINNRIRAASLFRAVPDDVFAQKVAGIFGQLAREWGVPVEVANDGDVTALAGSLSLGENAMLGIAMGSSLAAGYLNAEGLLTGWLNELAFVPVDLSLNAAPDEWSGDIGCGVQYFSQQGVIRLAKLAGVALDESRSVPERLKQVQEIMKMGDANCANIYEAIGICLGYTLALYTEFYDYRHVLILGRVTTGTGGDIMISKAKEVLAAEFTGLDGKIHLLVPDEKSRRVGQAVAAASLPNLN; this is encoded by the coding sequence CAAAAACTACCGCGCAGCTGTGGGCAAATTCCCCAGTCACCAGAAACTCGTTATCGGTTTGGAACGGGAAGCTGGACTGGTCAGCCGTTATGAGATGCAAATCGCTCCTCCAGACTCGGCCCTGTGGCCGGACACCATTCGCCTCGTGGAGCGCATTATCAAATTCCTGCTCTGGGCGCGTGGAGGCTGGAAAGTCATTATCGGTGGACCGGAAGAACTCGCCCGTGAGATCAAAACAATTTACTCACCCACAGGAGCCCGTGCATTTGATTACCATTTTATGGGTAAAATTTACGAGCACACTTTTGAGGTAGTCCATTGTGCGCCTGAATCTGTCCCGCCCGAAAAAACCGAATCCTCACCCCTGGGCGGGCACCTAAAAGGATGCCGGATCGGATTCGACCTCGGGGCCAGCGATTATAAAGTCTCCGCCGTGATCGATGGCGTATCTGTCTGGGCTGATGAATTCCCCTGGAATCCCAAGGATGAACCCAACCCCGATTTCCATTATGAGCATATCACCAAAGGCTTGAAGGAAGCGGCTGGGAAAATGCCCCGTGTGGATGCCATCGGGGGGAGTTCCGCCGGTGTCATTATCAATAACCGGATCCGGGCCGCCTCCCTTTTCCGGGCAGTACCAGATGATGTTTTCGCCCAAAAGGTCGCGGGAATTTTCGGGCAACTGGCCCGAGAATGGGGTGTACCCGTCGAAGTCGCTAATGACGGGGACGTGACCGCACTGGCGGGTTCACTCAGTCTCGGGGAGAATGCCATGCTCGGCATCGCGATGGGATCGAGTCTCGCAGCGGGTTACCTGAATGCGGAAGGTCTGCTGACAGGCTGGCTAAATGAATTAGCCTTTGTGCCGGTGGACCTGAGCCTGAATGCCGCTCCTGATGAATGGAGCGGAGACATCGGTTGTGGCGTACAATATTTTTCGCAGCAAGGGGTCATACGTTTGGCCAAGCTCGCCGGGGTAGCTCTGGACGAATCCCGTTCAGTGCCCGAACGACTGAAGCAAGTCCAAGAAATCATGAAAATGGGTGACGCAAATTGCGCCAATATTTACGAGGCTATAGGCATTTGCCTCGGGTACACCCTCGCACTGTATACGGAGTTTTACGATTATCGCCATGTCCTGATCCTCGGACGCGTCACGACGGGGACCGGCGGGGATATCATGATCAGCAAGGCTAAAGAGGTGCTGGCGGCGGAGTTCACGGGATTAGATGGAAAGATTCATTTACTGGTACCCGACGAAAAAAGCCGCCGGGTCGGCCAAGCCGTCGCCGCGGCGAGTTTGCCGAATTTAAACTAA
- a CDS encoding PIG-L family deacetylase has protein sequence MKFYKNTAEIFIPDNTPEDKAFSRTTHMGIGAHQDDLEFMCFHGIKECFHQTEKWFTGVTVTDGSGSSRSERYANYTNDDIRFIRKEEQRRAAIMGEYSAIVQLDYPSPEIKGRLNTDLVDDISRLICASTPGVIYTHNLADKHDTHLGVVIPVISALRKLPREQRPEKLYGCEVWRNIDWLDDKEKVLLNVSGFDHLMNAMMGVFDSQIAGGKRYDLATLGRKRANATYLESHHADTASEVEFAMDLSSLIENDSLDIVEFISEKIENFQQSVIERLRKQF, from the coding sequence ATGAAATTCTATAAAAACACTGCCGAGATTTTTATTCCGGACAATACGCCGGAAGACAAAGCCTTTTCCCGTACCACACACATGGGCATTGGAGCCCACCAGGATGATCTGGAATTCATGTGTTTCCACGGGATCAAAGAGTGTTTTCATCAGACGGAAAAATGGTTCACCGGAGTGACCGTGACCGACGGGAGCGGTTCCTCCCGCTCTGAGCGCTACGCAAATTACACCAATGATGATATCCGCTTTATCCGCAAGGAAGAGCAACGCCGCGCGGCGATCATGGGAGAGTACAGTGCCATTGTGCAGCTGGACTACCCCAGCCCGGAAATCAAAGGTCGCCTGAATACCGATCTCGTGGATGACATATCCCGCTTGATTTGCGCCTCCACTCCCGGAGTGATCTATACCCATAACCTCGCCGACAAACATGACACCCACCTCGGCGTGGTGATCCCCGTCATCTCGGCCCTGCGCAAATTGCCCCGGGAGCAACGCCCGGAAAAGCTCTACGGTTGTGAAGTCTGGCGCAATATCGATTGGCTCGACGATAAGGAAAAAGTCCTACTCAATGTCAGTGGATTCGATCACTTGATGAATGCCATGATGGGGGTTTTCGACTCTCAAATAGCCGGCGGGAAACGTTACGACCTGGCCACCCTCGGACGCAAACGGGCTAATGCCACTTATCTGGAAAGTCATCATGCCGATACGGCCTCGGAGGTGGAGTTCGCGATGGATCTATCCTCTTTAATCGAGAATGACTCCCTCGACATAGTCGAGTTTATCTCGGAAAAAATCGAGAATTTCCAACAATCGGTGATCGAACGCCTCAGAAAACAATTTTAA
- the nagB gene encoding glucosamine-6-phosphate deaminase, producing MEVIIKPTAGDASLIAAKLIARQIRHKPTSVLGLATGNTPLDTYRHLVKMHQGEGLDFSRVTTFNLDEYVGLAPDHPASYHSFMWEYLFKHVNIKPLQVNIPNGLAKNIPEHCREYEDKIRACGGIDIQLLGIGGDGHIGFNEPCSSLSSRTRIKTLTRRTIQDNSTFFDSAEQVPLHVLTMGIGTIMDSRSCVLLAFGTRKAEIVAKMVEGPISAMVPASALQWHEKTTVLIDEEASGKLTRKDYYQWVYQNKPAWQTAEIES from the coding sequence ATGGAAGTCATTATCAAACCTACCGCAGGGGATGCCTCTCTCATCGCTGCAAAATTAATCGCCCGCCAAATCCGGCATAAACCTACAAGTGTTCTCGGTCTCGCCACAGGAAATACCCCTCTGGACACTTACAGGCACTTGGTCAAAATGCATCAGGGAGAAGGATTAGACTTTTCGCGGGTAACGACATTTAACCTCGATGAATACGTCGGGCTCGCCCCAGATCATCCGGCATCCTACCATTCTTTCATGTGGGAGTACCTCTTTAAACACGTCAATATCAAACCGCTCCAAGTGAATATCCCAAACGGTTTAGCGAAAAACATTCCCGAACATTGCCGGGAGTATGAGGATAAAATCCGGGCTTGCGGCGGGATCGATATCCAGCTCCTCGGGATCGGCGGGGACGGGCATATCGGGTTTAACGAACCGTGTTCCTCACTCTCCTCTCGAACAAGGATAAAGACATTGACAAGGCGGACCATTCAGGATAATTCAACTTTTTTTGATTCCGCTGAACAAGTTCCACTACATGTACTTACGATGGGAATCGGAACGATCATGGATAGTCGCAGTTGTGTATTATTAGCATTCGGCACGCGAAAGGCGGAGATCGTCGCTAAAATGGTGGAAGGTCCGATTTCCGCCATGGTTCCAGCCTCCGCTTTACAATGGCATGAAAAAACAACAGTCTTAATCGATGAAGAAGCCTCTGGGAAATTAACAAGAAAAGATTATTACCAATGGGTGTATCAGAACAAGCCTGCGTGGCAAACAGCGGAAATCGAATCGTAA